A genomic region of Carassius carassius chromosome 27, fCarCar2.1, whole genome shotgun sequence contains the following coding sequences:
- the LOC132107259 gene encoding zinc finger BED domain-containing protein 4-like — protein sequence MLNRLVEQRWPVTAVLSDPSITKKGNRTLDLTGDQWKLAQETSELLGPLLTLTELLSQEANLSLSATVPMLFNLKKRHLSPEEDDSPAIREMKNTLVKEIDSRWELLNLEPTSIYLLSSALDVRFKHLKFLEDEKKDLVYIEVVRLAEHLHQQQIVRKGEELSASHGEEETDAPPPPAKKKQQEISMLMQADDEEEEERGDSAKTEMEQYLRDATKLQSGPLAWWKQNSDRYPKLAFAAKHLLCVPATSTPSERIFSKAGYIVNKTRSSLLPENVDKLIFLAHNMKRV from the exons ATGCTTAACCGACTGGTGGAGCAGCGATGGCCAGTGACAGCTGTTTTGTCAGATCCCAGCATCACTAAGAAAGGAAATCGCACCCTTGACTTGACAGGAGACCAGTGGAAACTGGCACAAGAGACATCAGAATTACTTGGGCCCCTGCTCACACTCACAGAACTACTATCACAGGAGGCAAACTTGTCGTTGTCGGCAACAGTGCCAATGCTCTTTAACCTGAAGAAACGCCACCTGTCACCAGAAGAGGATGACAGCCCTGCCATCAGAGAAATGAAGAATACCCTTGTCAAGGAGATCGACAGCAGATGGGAACTGTTAAATTTGGAACCCACCAGCATCTATCTCCTTTCTTCAGCACTAGACGTGAGATTTAAGCACCTTAAATTCCTTGAGGATGAGAAGAAGGACCTGGTATACATTGAG GTTGTCAGACTAGCTGAACATCTGCATCAGCAACAGATCGTTCGCAAGGGAGAAGAGCTGTCAGCAAGCCACGGAGAAGAGGAGACGGATGCGCCACCACCACCcgccaaaaaaaaacagcaggagaTTTCAATGCTGATGCAGGCTGATGACGAAGAGGAAGAAGAACGCGGAGACAGCGCAAAGACAGAGATGGAGCAGTATTTGAGAGATGCTACTAAATTACAGTCGGGCCCACTGGCATGGTGGAAGCAAAACAGTGACCGCTACCCTAAACTGGCATTTGCAGCCAAACACCTTCTTTGCGTTCCGGCCACTTCAACTCCATCAGAGCGCATTTTCTCAAAAGCTGGCTACATCGTCAACAAGACCCGAAGTTCCCTTTTACCAGAAAATGTGGACAAACTCATCTTCCTCGCACACAACATGAAACGAGTATAG